CTTCATGCCGCGACTGGACCTTCTGCTTCAGCTGCTTCGGGCAGTCGTCCGGTGGCACGCCAGTCCTCGCAAATGCGGGCGCCCCGGTGCCGGCTCCAGCCTCGCCTCCGGCCCCGTCCCTCCGCTTGCCGGGCAAAACCTCAGTGGCGGACGCGAGTGTTCTCCTCTGGGCACACGATCCTCCAGTGAGACCCCCGGCCCCGCCACTCTCTCCGTCGTCGAGGTCTGCCTGGAGGCAGTGGCTGGGCTGGGAGTTGCTTCGACCTGCTCGGGTTGCCTGCAGGGACCTCGACAAGGAGCCGGAGGAGGGCACGGAGACTGGGGTGTGCGCGGGTCTATCCCGCGAGGCTTCGCCTCTCTTGTTACTGATGGAGTACGTCTTCCTCCACTGGCCAGCAGGCGCGGGCAAGTTAAGCACGCCACTGGGCGGGTGTGAAAGAGGGACTTGTGAGCTCAGAGCGTGCCCTCTGGCTGACGATGCTCGTTCCTGCTGACGCGGACCAGCACTGGAGGGGGCATCACCGTGCACACTTTTGTGGTTGTTGATGAGATCTGGGGGTAAACAGGGATGTCATCATCAGGCTTAAAACAGGGCTCcggactgcgaccaaatggttgcattttgcgacccgtttttgagacagtgcaagCATTTTTTACGAGCACTCGCGCATGTGTGACTTACAAATTTGGAATGTATTGGGTGagcacaacgtcagcacacgttagcaatgatgcacagatacgacgttctagtaagacagcgatatcagcgagctttagtaccgtagctaaaagtctaggaaagttttggctatttttcactaggtacctataaatctagctaaaagtcttggaatgTTTAGGTTTTACGAACATGTCTTGATGCCAGAACATGCCAGAAAAGTGGGTCCCCTTTGTTCTTATATAGCcctagcgttgctactgtatccctgcctgtctttgcgctgttatactcagcaagtatcgtgtcgtggtgtcggaggactggTCGAAAAGCGCCTCATACATCCATGTCATTTAGCTAAGATTTGCATGCTCAGTGTGTagtgtatttaaactcaagcttatgtgGTGtgtcgctgtatatcagttgtgaaaatgtcagtaaaaaaaactgacccatctgcaaccgacgcaagcacaccccacaatttccccagaaattgtcccaggggcgattctagaatcagacctttaggggtgctcagcccccaatgagaatgtgacatgaatacagtcccttacaaaaaagaagtatattaaagtgtaCTATAAGTAAACTAAattatggatagtacacttttagttcacttttgatatacttttaagaagtaaaCTTAGAAAATACTTTACTTTTAAtacacttttaagtatgctttgaaaatagttcacttttgatatacttttaaggagtatacttagaaaatagttaacttttgatgtacttttaagtatgctttgaaaatagttccccttttgatatacttttaagaagtatgcttagaaaaagaaaatgatatacatttcttctggagtagggtGTCAAT
The sequence above is a segment of the Hypomesus transpacificus isolate Combined female chromosome 26, fHypTra1, whole genome shotgun sequence genome. Coding sequences within it:
- the LOC124487611 gene encoding uncharacterized protein LOC124487611; protein product: MMTTQLDVNMEEREALKRQIELLQNLINNHKSVHGDAPSSAGPRQQERASSARGHALSSQVPLSHPPSGVLNLPAPAGQWRKTYSISNKRGEASRDRPAHTPVSVPSSGSLSRSLQATRAGRSNSQPSHCLQADLDDGESGGAGGLTGGSCAQRRTLASATEVLPGKRRDGAGGEAGAGTGAPAFARTGVPPDDCPKQLKQKVQSRHEASKFTWVKSQEAGGAGPQEARGEPLPPETLTGPPPCPGLQLSSEPPQQ